CTTCAAGCGGACGACTACCTGGAGTTGTTATATCTACAGCGCGTCCGGTATGGTGCTCGCTGAAACCAGGTGGAGCAGATACGGTGAGAATTTCTTCAACAGCCATTCCAGCTGCGATCTTTCGACGAATAATCTCGGTTTGGCGGTTTACACTACGGAAAGCCGAGACAATGAAAAGTTCGATTCCGTCATTGTGGGCCGCGATCTTGAGATTGCGCCAAGTCTCTGCAGCGGCGGCGACAAGCAGATGATATCTTCCATCGGCTCCGATTTCTGCAACTTCGAAGCTGCTGGCTTCTTCGTAAACATGCAGGCCACGCGCCACTATCAATTCACTTTTAATTCCAAGTGCTGTGTTTAGAGAGGCGAGATGTGGATTCATGATCAAGTAAGATACTCA
Above is a window of Methylobacter sp. S3L5C DNA encoding:
- a CDS encoding D-alanyl-D-alanine carboxypeptidase family protein — translated: MNPHLASLNTALGIKSELIVARGLHVYEEASSFEVAEIGADGRYHLLVAAAAETWRNLKIAAHNDGIELFIVSAFRSVNRQTEIIRRKIAAGMAVEEILTVSAPPGFSEHHTGRAVDITTPGSRPLEVEFEQTAAFAWLNAHAVKFGYYLSYPIGNHCGYQYEPWHWCFNDVQPFAQEGLATPPP